One genomic segment of Pristiophorus japonicus isolate sPriJap1 chromosome 8, sPriJap1.hap1, whole genome shotgun sequence includes these proteins:
- the LOC139268092 gene encoding craniofacial development protein 2-like gives MKFGTWNVRTLTDNPNSNRPERRTAILAQDLRRFDIDIATRSETRRAGEGQLKEHSGGYTFFWKGKPEAERCFHGIGFAVKNELVDRLKNSPCGVTERLMTLRITLSRNQCATVISVYAPTLNAMDEAKEDIYSNLETSLSRVPAGDKLILLGDFNARVSKDTALWGGVIGREGVGKANSSGTLLLTKCLEHELLITNTLFRQRDKYKASWQHPRSKHWHLLDYVIVRARDRKDVRITRVDDCWTDHR, from the coding sequence atgaagttcgggacctggaacgtcaggaccctcacggacaatcccaacagcaacaggccagaacgccgcaccgccatacttGCCCAGGATctcagacgctttgacattgacattgccacccgaagcgagacccggcgagcaggggaaggccagttgaaggaacatagtggaggttacaccttcttctggaaagggaaaccagaggcagaacgctgctTTCATGGAATCGGCTTTGCCgtgaagaatgagctggtcgaccgcctcaaaaactccccctgtggggttaccgaacgcctcatgactcttcgtattaccctatcccggaaccaatgcgccacagtcatcagtgtgtacgcccctacactcaatgcaatggatgaggctaaagaggatatttattccaacctcgagacatccttgtcccgcgtccccgcgggcgacaaattgatcctcctgggtgactttaatgccagggtcagcaaagacacagccctctggggcggcgtgattggcagagagggggtggggaaagccaactctagcggtaccctactcctgacaaaatgtctggaacatgaactcctcatcaccaacaccctattccgccagagggacaaatacaaggcatcgtggcaacatcctcgctccaaacactggcacctgcttgactatgtcatcgtccgagccagggatcgcaaggatgtgcgcatcacccgtgttgacgactgctggacggaccaccgc